In one Nicotiana tomentosiformis chromosome 6, ASM39032v3, whole genome shotgun sequence genomic region, the following are encoded:
- the LOC104119254 gene encoding uncharacterized protein: MASHGNDNLYSSGAQAPGQAQMRRDGSNAPSEGQGHNFLQETGTQVKNMAQGAADIGKGAAQGAVSMARGAALGAANMAQGAADAVKNTVGTNNPPHDSTGSTNIPNYLDEFPKTNPTNPKI, from the exons ATGGCAAGCCACGGTAACGACAACCTTTACAGCAGTGGCGCCCAAGCCCCCGGCCAAGCTCAG ATGAGAAGGGATGGCTCAAACGCACCTTCTGAGGGCCAAGGCCATAACTTTCTTCAAGAG ACGGGGACACAAGTGAAGAACATGGCACAAGGAGCAGCAGACATTGGAAAAGGAGCAGCGCAAGGTGCAGTTAGCATGGCACGTGGAGCTGCTTTAGGTGCAGCTAACATGGCTCAGGGTGCGGCTGATGCAGTTAAGAATACTGTTGGAACCAATAATCCACCCCATGACTCCACCGGCAGCACCAACATCCCTAATTACCTAGATGAATTCCCAAAAACCAACCCCACCAACCCCAAGATTTAA
- the LOC138894786 gene encoding uncharacterized protein, with amino-acid sequence MTIKLVVGECTLNIVSAYAPHVGLDGEVKRCFWEGLDEIVRQVPPAEKLFIGGDFNGYIGSTASGYGEVHEDFGFWERNGGGTSLLDFAKAFGLVIANSNFQKREGHLVTFQNAVAKTQIDYLLLRRCDRGLYKDCKVIPGEILATQHRILVMDVVMDALTHHIQGDVPWCMLFADDIVLIDESRAGVNERLEVWRQALEFKCFKLSRMKTEYLECKFSAKPG; translated from the exons atgactattaagttggtggttggagagtgcaccctaaacatcgttagcgcctatgcgccgcatgtgggcctagatgGGGAGGTTAAACGGTGCTTCTGGGAAGGTttagatgagattgtgcgtcaggttccgcctgctgagaagctattcataggaggggatttcaatgggtatattgggtcgaccgcaagtggttatggcgaggtgcatgaAGACTTTGGTTTTtgggagaggaacggaggaggtacatcgttgttagacttcgctaaggcttttgggcTGGTGATAGCGAACTCTAACTTTCAgaagagggaggggcatttggttacttttcaaaatgcggtggcgaagacccagattgactatctcctcctcaggaggtgtgacagagggttgtaCAAGGATTgtaaggtgattccgggtgagatactcgcgacgcagcataggatcttggtgatggacgttg tgatggacgcgttaacacaccatattcaaggggatgtgccatggtgcatgctattcgccgatgacatagttctgattgatgagtcacgAGCCGGTGTtaatgagaggctggaggtttggagacaggctcttgagtttaagtgtttcaagctgagcaggatgaagacggaatacctggagtgtaagttcagcgctaaGCCAGGgtaa